One genomic region from Alosa alosa isolate M-15738 ecotype Scorff River chromosome 12, AALO_Geno_1.1, whole genome shotgun sequence encodes:
- the zgc:122979 gene encoding LOW QUALITY PROTEIN: dnaJ homolog subfamily B member 5 (The sequence of the model RefSeq protein was modified relative to this genomic sequence to represent the inferred CDS: deleted 1 base in 1 codon): protein MVLIWTQFGVKHKNVKCKVRVIHSEDSWSSEETAEECEVPVQSVTQVKDYYSVLGVTPESNEDEIRRAYHKLALRYHPDKNSEEDAEEKFKEIAEAYDVLTDSQKRNLYDRRDMKRPASKGDSSPPAKAHSSARFFNIDIDAGDFSDLFNPFLHRQGGQHGPNPSAATGATGATGASGTCSSKVCELEVSLEELLTGVTKHVRLSGSGGSGGHSQEHVMNVEVKKGWREGTRITFPGAGLKAGSGHATQDIVFVVKEKKHSHFRREGSNLVFTAQITLREALCGCTVTVPTLDGGKKPLPCSDIIKPGSTRRLIGEGLPRSKCPMQRGDLLVKFEVLFPDRIPPPSKEIIRHSLGQC, encoded by the exons ATGGTGCTCATTTGGACTCAGTTTGGCGTCAAGCACAAGAACGTGAAGTGCAAAGTGCGGGTGATCCACAGCGAGGACAGTTGGAGCTCTGAG gaGACGGCAGAGGAATGTGAGGTGCCGGTTCAGTCGGTGACTCAAGTGAAAGACTACTACTCTGTGCTCGGCGTGACGCCAGAGTCCAACGAGGATGAGATCCGGCGTGCATACCACAAGCTCGCTCTGCGCTACCATCCCGACAAGAACTCGGAGGAGGATGCAGAGGAGAAGTTTAAGGAGATCGCCGAGGCATACGATGTCCTAACAGACTCACAGAAGCGCAACCTCTATGACAGGCGGG ATATGAAGAGGCCTGCATCCAAAGGAGACTCCTCTCCACCAGCGAAGGCCCACTCCTCTGCTCGCTTCTTCAACATCGACATCGACGCCGGTGACTTCAGTGACCTCTTCAACCCTTTCCTGCACAGGCAGGGGGGTCAGCACGGACCCAACCCCTCCGCCGCCACAGGGGCCACCGGGGCCACCGGGGCCTCTGGTACGTGTAGCAGCAAGGTGTGCGAGCTGGAGGTCTCGCTGGAGGAGCTGCTGACCGGCGTGACCAAGCACGTGCGCCTGTCCGGTAGCGGCGGCAGTGGCGGGCACTCTCAAGAGCACGTGATgaatgtggaggtgaagaagggCTGGCGGGAGGGCACACGGATCACCTTCCCCGGTGCCGGGCTCAAGGCGGGCAGCGGGCACGCCACGCAAGACATCGTGTTCGTGGTGAAGGAGAAGAAGCACTCACACTTCCGGCGTGAGGGCTCCAACCTGGTGTTCACCGCCCAGATCACCCTGCGGGAG gcTCTCTGTGGATGCACTGTTACCGTGCCAACTCTGGATGGAGGAAAGAAGCCACTCCCATGCAGTGATATCATT AAGCCTGGCTCCACTCGCCGCCTGATCGGGGAGGGGCTTCCACGGTCCAAATGCCCCATGCAGCGAGGAGATCTATTGGTGAAATTCGAGGTGCTGTTCCCTGATAGGATCCCCCCGCCCAGCAAAGAGATCATCAGGCACAGCCTAGGACAGTGTTAA
- the hwa gene encoding protein huluwa isoform X3 yields the protein MDQPVSATPSVTANIPGLTIVIILLVPCLLLVLLLNCLLLGHKLLLLAGGKTRVRTSSQCSLLQSTRQRVSHFTDGPSFSYPNGRTYGPVSRPILAMPVTSSLTSSQERVAGCLRSTQPDGATCAGSGSLPVPSTLLAATSTTGSAARAGLPRRARAYFSRPVEWRRFPLEPTQSSDSDVERANTVPPNSPAPRCCGPLRQSSTLEVHSDVELGFLNQVHMECEFASSIPPENSYFIPSVGSSAGSAVGPGLDSDFGASAGVSLRILSADSEAMGCGLWASALEWDYYDPSYITQNQLRPPRTHAPSMAPKQYWI from the exons ATGGATCAACCAGTGTCTGCGACACCTTCAGTGACGGCAAACATTCCTGGTTTGACCATAGTAATTATTCTTCTCGTACCGTGCCTACTGCTAGTGCTGCTACTCAACTGCCTGCTGCTTGGGCACAAGTTGCTACTTTTAGCAGGAGGCAAGACTCGGGTGCGCACGAGCTCGCAGTGCTCACTGCTCCAATCCACGCGTCAAAGGGTCTCCCACTTTACAGATGGACCGTCATTCTCGTATCCCAATGGGAGGACTTATGGCCCTGTCTCCAGGCCGATTTTGGCCATGCCCGTTACGTCGTCGCTTACCTCATCACAAGAGCGCGTGGCCGGTTGTCTACGCTCTACGCAACCGGACGGAGCCACTTGCGCTGGCTCTGGATCTCTGCCTGTGCCAAGCACGCTCTTGGCAGCAACATCAACCACCGGCTCAGCAGCAAGGGCAGGCCTGCCACGTCGGGCACGTGCTTATTTTAGCAGACCTGTGGAGTGGCGAAGATTTCCACTGGAACCCACACAGTCCAGCGACTCCGACGTAGAACGTGCCAACACTGTACCTCCGAACTCTCCTGCTCCAAGG TGCTGTGGGCCCCTGCGACAGAGCAGCACCTTGGAAGTCCACAGTGACGTGGAACTTGGATTTTTAAACCAGGTACATATGGAGTGTGAGTTTGCCAGCAGTATCCCGCCAGAGAACTCCTATTTCATTCCATCTGTAGGATCCTCTGCGGGCTCCGCTGTGGGACCTGGACTGGACAGCGACTTTGGCGCAAGCGCAG gtgtgtctcTGCGCATCTTGTCTGCAGACAGTGAGGCTATGGGTTGTGGACTGTGGGCATCAGCGTTGGAGTGGGATTACTACGACCCCAGCTACATCACACAGAACCAGCTGCGGCCTCCACGTACACACGCCCCCAGCATGGCTCCCAAACAGTACTGGATCTGA
- the LOC125304589 gene encoding uncharacterized protein LOC125304589, with product MIFDLVKHFSQSNSSQRKKAFCNMNNGRPPTGRPTGGRLLSRRERRSSIPEMKVLSDKKFSHMVVMQESAGRSHVAGLEEPTRYPLLPTHRRPGPMLTNAVPRKTNAAVHCCKLPPLPHTLNFLSPEYPATHADENIKMVSAVTNNYKMGVASDGHPQKVFPLLVEESNMAASSLKNIKKKDVPPVKGSQKAVQQSTTELNNNDKKADAAVHCCKLPHLQTLSPLLVEESIKTASTVSSREVTPLKDLKKKDVPLVKGSQKAVQQSIELINNEKEAQTNKTPFPPASSQDVGTRKPQPPSKLPVRKTIGQRTLNKKMAEVAANALKVLNVEVIADVSADGKTPDAKIAEDLGIVATCEKKKDLKKKDVPQVKESQKAVEPSTELINNEKEAQTKKTVFPPASNQDVGTRKPQPPSKIPVRKTIGQHTLTKKMVEAATCSFGDSVATRMVPRATSRSKSGGYLGAQKGRKAQREAPSPATQ from the exons ATGATCTTTGATCTTGTTAAACACTTTTCCCAAAGCAACTCTTCACAGAGAAAAAAG GCCTTCTGCAATATGAATAACGGTAGGCCACCTACTGGCAGACCGACTGGAGGTAGGCTCTTGTCCCGGCGAGAGAGAagatcctccatccctgagatGAAGGTCTTAAGTGACAAAAAGTTCAGTCACATGGTAGTGATGCAAGAATCTGCTGGGCGCTCACATGTGGCTGGCCTGGAAGAGCCCACCAGGTACCCCCTGTTGCCAACGCACAGACGGCCTGGACCAATGCTGACCAATGCTGTTCCACGGAAGACCAATGCAGCTGTCCACTGCTGCAAACTGCCCCCACTTCCCCATACCCTCAACTTCCTCAGCCCTGAATATCCTGCGACTCACGCTGATGAGAACATCAAGATGGTGTCTGCTGTTACAAACAACTACAAAATGGGGGTTGCTTCTGATGGACATCCCCAAAAGGTGTTTCCCCTTCTTGTGGAAGAATCCAACATGGCAGCATCCTCTCTGAAGAATATCAAGAAGAAAGATGTCCCTCCGGTAAAAGGGTCCCAGAAGGCGGTCCAGCAGTCCACCACTGAGCTGAATAACAATGACAAGAAAGCCGATGCAGCTGTCCACTGCTGCAAGCTGCCC CATCTCCAAACACTGTCTCCCCTGCTTGTGGAAGAATCCATTAAGACAGCCTCCACTGTGAGCAGCAGGGAGGTGACTCCTCTGAAAGACCTCAAGAAGAAAGATGTCCCTCTGGTAAAAGGGTCCCAAAAGGCAGTCCAGCAGTCCATTGAGCTGATTAACAACGAGAAGGAAGCTCAGACCAATAAGACTCCATTCCCACCTGCCTCAAGCCAGGATGTCGGCACCAGGAAGCCCCAGCCTCCCTCCAAACTGCCGGTTAGAAAAACAATTGGTCAACGCACACTGAACAAGAAAATGGCTGAAGTTGCCGCCAATGCACTAAAGGTTCTAAATGTAGAGGTCATTGCTGATGTCTCTGCTGATGGCAAGACTCCAGATGCAAAGATTGCTGAGGATCTTGGCATTGTGGCTACTTGTGAGAAGAAGAAAGACCTCAAGAAGAAAGATGTCCCTCAGGTAAAAGAGTCCCAGAAGGCAGTCGAGCCGTCCACTGAGCTGATTAACAACGAGAAGGAAGCTCAGACCAAAAAGACTGTATTCCCACCTGCCTCAAACCAGGATGTCGGCACCAGGAAGCCCCAGCCTCCCTCCAAAATACCAGTTAGAAAGACCATTGGTCAACACACACTGACCAAGAAAATGGTTGAAGCGGCTACATGCAGTTTTGGTGACTCGGTGGCTACCAGGATGGTACCCAGAGCCACATCCCGCAGCAAGTCCGGAGGATATCTGGGAGCGCAGAAGGGCAGGAAAGCACAGCGAGAGGCCCCTTCTCCTGCAACGCAGTAG
- the hwa gene encoding protein huluwa isoform X4: MDQPVSATPSVTANIPGLTIVIILLVPCLLLVLLLNCLLLGHKLLLLAGGKTRVRTSSQCSLLQSTRQRVSHFTDGPSFSYPNGRTYGPVSRPILAMPVTSSLTSSQERVAGCLRSTQPDGATCAGSGSLPVPSTLLAATSTTGSAARAGLPRRARAYFSRPVEWRRFPLEPTQSSDSDVERANTVPPNSPAPRCCGPLRQSSTLEVHSDVELGFLNQDPLRAPLWDLDWTATLAQAQVCLCASCLQTVRLWVVDCGHQRWSGITTTPATSHRTSCGLHVHTPPAWLPNSTGSDPLTSTGLEFPLHYK, translated from the exons ATGGATCAACCAGTGTCTGCGACACCTTCAGTGACGGCAAACATTCCTGGTTTGACCATAGTAATTATTCTTCTCGTACCGTGCCTACTGCTAGTGCTGCTACTCAACTGCCTGCTGCTTGGGCACAAGTTGCTACTTTTAGCAGGAGGCAAGACTCGGGTGCGCACGAGCTCGCAGTGCTCACTGCTCCAATCCACGCGTCAAAGGGTCTCCCACTTTACAGATGGACCGTCATTCTCGTATCCCAATGGGAGGACTTATGGCCCTGTCTCCAGGCCGATTTTGGCCATGCCCGTTACGTCGTCGCTTACCTCATCACAAGAGCGCGTGGCCGGTTGTCTACGCTCTACGCAACCGGACGGAGCCACTTGCGCTGGCTCTGGATCTCTGCCTGTGCCAAGCACGCTCTTGGCAGCAACATCAACCACCGGCTCAGCAGCAAGGGCAGGCCTGCCACGTCGGGCACGTGCTTATTTTAGCAGACCTGTGGAGTGGCGAAGATTTCCACTGGAACCCACACAGTCCAGCGACTCCGACGTAGAACGTGCCAACACTGTACCTCCGAACTCTCCTGCTCCAAGG TGCTGTGGGCCCCTGCGACAGAGCAGCACCTTGGAAGTCCACAGTGACGTGGAACTTGGATTTTTAAACCAG GATCCTCTGCGGGCTCCGCTGTGGGACCTGGACTGGACAGCGACTTTGGCGCAAGCGCAG gtgtgtctcTGCGCATCTTGTCTGCAGACAGTGAGGCTATGGGTTGTGGACTGTGGGCATCAGCGTTGGAGTGGGATTACTACGACCCCAGCTACATCACACAGAACCAGCTGCGGCCTCCACGTACACACGCCCCCAGCATGGCTCCCAAACAGTACTGGATCTGACCCTTTGACCAGTACTGGCCTCGAATTTCCACTGCATTATAAATAG
- the atp5fa1 gene encoding ATP synthase subunit alpha, mitochondrial, protein MLSVRVAAALARTLPRRAGFIPKNVAAACVGAKNLHTTSPWLAKTGTAEVSSILEEKILGADTGAELEETGRVLSIGDGIARVYGLRNVQAEEMVEFSSGLKGMSLNLEPDNVGVVVFGNDKLIKEGDIVKRTGAIVDVPVGVELLGRVVDALGNTIDGKGPIGSNERRRVGLKAPGIIPRISVREPMQTGIKAVDSLVPIGRGQRELIIGDRQTGKTAIAIDTIINQKRFNEGTDEKKKLYCIYVAIGQKRSTVAQLVKRLTDADAMKYTIVVSATASDAAPLQYLAPYSGCSMGEYFRDNGKHALIIYDDLSKQAVAYRQMSLLLRRPPGREAYPGDVFYLHSRLLERAAKMNDNFGGGSLTALPVIETQAGDVSAYIPTNVISITDGQIFLETELFYKGIRPAINVGLSVSRVGSAAQTRAMKQVAGTMKLELAQYREVAAFAQFGSDLDAATQQLLNRGVRLTELLKQGQYSPMAIEEQVTVIYAGVRGHLDKMEPSKITRFEKAFLQHILSQHQDLLGAIRADGQISEASDAKLKALVLQFLSSFE, encoded by the exons ATGCTGTCGGTTCGTGTCGCTGCGGCTTTGGCCCGCACCCTTCCCCGCAGAGCCGGATTC ATCCCTAAAAATGTCGCAGCAGCTTGCGTCGGGGCCAAAAATCTACACACCACCAGCCCATGGCTGGCGAAAACAG GAACTGCTGAGGTCTCCAGTATCCTGGAGGAGAAGATCCTGGGTGCTGACACAGGGGCTGAGCTAGAGGAGACCGGCCGTGTGCTGTCCATTGGTGACGGTATTGCCCGTGTCTATGGTCTCAGGAATGTGCAGGCAGAAGAGATGGTGGAGTTCTCTTCTGGCCTTAAG GGTATGTCTCTGAACTTGGAGCCTGACAACGTTGGTGTTGTGGTGTTTGGTAACGACAAACTGATCAAGGAGGGTGACATCGTGAAGCGTACCGGTGCCATTGTGGACGTCCCAGTCGGTGTGGAGCTGCTGGGCCGTGTTGTGGATGCCCTGGGTAACACCATTGACGGAAAG GGTCCCATTGGCTCTAATGAACGCAGGCGTGTGGGTCTGAAGGCCCCTGGCATCATCCCTCGTATCTCTGTGAGGGAACCCATGCAGACTGGAATCAAGGCCGTGGACAGTCTGGTGCCCATTGGCCGTGGACAGCGTGAGCTGATCATCGGTGACAGACAGACTGG CAAAACTGCCATTGCCATCGACACAATCATCAACCAGAAGCGCTTCAATGAAGGAACAGACGAGAAGAAGAAGCTGTATTGTATCTACGTTGCTATCGGCCAGAAGCGTTCCACCGTGGCACAGCTGGTCAAGCGTCTTACCGATGCTGATGCCATGAAGTACACCATCGTGGTGTCTGCCACCGCCTCTGATGCTGCCCCCCTGCAGTACCTGGCCCCCTACTCTGGCTGCTCCATGGGAGAGTACTTCAGAGACAATGGCAAACACGCCCTGATCATCTATGATGACTTGTCTAAGCAG GCTGTTGCCTACCGTCAGATGTCTCTGCTGCTGCGTCGTCCCCCTGGTCGTGAGGCCTACCCCGGTGATGTGTTCTACCTCCACTCCCGTCTGCTTGAGCGTGCCGCCAAGATGAACGACAACTTCGGAGGTGGATCCCTGACTGCCCTGCCAGTCATTGAGACACAGGCCGGTGATGTGTCCGCCTACATCCCAACCAACGTCATTTCCATCACAGACGGACAG ATCTTCCTGGAGACAGAGTTGTTCTACAAGGGTATTCGGCCAGCCATCAACGTGGGTCTGTCTGTGTCCCGTGTGGGTTCAGCTGCCCAGACCAGGGCTATGAAGCAG GTGGCCGGTACCATGAAGCTGGAGCTGGCCCAGTACCGTGAGGTGGCTGCTTTCGCTCAGTTCGGTTCTGATCTTGATGCTGCCACCCAGCAGCTGCTGAACAGGGGCGTGCGTCTGACTGAACTGCTGAAGCAGGGACAGTACT CTCCCATGGCCATTGAGGAGCAGGTCACAGTAATCTATGCCGGTGTCAGGGGACATCTTGACAAGATGGAGCCCAGCAAAATCACAAGATTCGAGAAGGCTTTCTTGCAGCACATTCTTAGCCAGCACCAAGACCTTCTTGGTGCCATCAG GGCGGACGGTCAGATCTCAGAGGCATCAGACGCTAAGCTGAAGGCACTCGTCCTCCAGTTCTTGTCCAGCTTCGAATAA
- the hwa gene encoding protein huluwa isoform X2, which produces MDQPVSATPSVTANIPGLTIVIILLVPCLLLVLLLNCLLLGHKLLLLAGGKTRVRTSSQCSLLQSTRQRVSHFTDGPSFSYPNGRTYGPVSRPILAMPVTSSLTSSQERVAGCLRSTQPDGATCAGSGSLPVPSTLLAATSTTGSAARAGLPRRARAYFSRPVEWRRFPLEPTQSSDSDVERANTVPPNSPAPRCCGPLRQSSTLEVHSDVELGFLNQDPLRAPLWDLDWTATLAQAQARGMARLPLVRVCLCASCLQTVRLWVVDCGHQRWSGITTTPATSHRTSCGLHVHTPPAWLPNSTGSDPLTSTGLEFPLHYK; this is translated from the exons ATGGATCAACCAGTGTCTGCGACACCTTCAGTGACGGCAAACATTCCTGGTTTGACCATAGTAATTATTCTTCTCGTACCGTGCCTACTGCTAGTGCTGCTACTCAACTGCCTGCTGCTTGGGCACAAGTTGCTACTTTTAGCAGGAGGCAAGACTCGGGTGCGCACGAGCTCGCAGTGCTCACTGCTCCAATCCACGCGTCAAAGGGTCTCCCACTTTACAGATGGACCGTCATTCTCGTATCCCAATGGGAGGACTTATGGCCCTGTCTCCAGGCCGATTTTGGCCATGCCCGTTACGTCGTCGCTTACCTCATCACAAGAGCGCGTGGCCGGTTGTCTACGCTCTACGCAACCGGACGGAGCCACTTGCGCTGGCTCTGGATCTCTGCCTGTGCCAAGCACGCTCTTGGCAGCAACATCAACCACCGGCTCAGCAGCAAGGGCAGGCCTGCCACGTCGGGCACGTGCTTATTTTAGCAGACCTGTGGAGTGGCGAAGATTTCCACTGGAACCCACACAGTCCAGCGACTCCGACGTAGAACGTGCCAACACTGTACCTCCGAACTCTCCTGCTCCAAGG TGCTGTGGGCCCCTGCGACAGAGCAGCACCTTGGAAGTCCACAGTGACGTGGAACTTGGATTTTTAAACCAG GATCCTCTGCGGGCTCCGCTGTGGGACCTGGACTGGACAGCGACTTTGGCGCAAGCGCAGGCAAGGGGCATGGCAAGACTTCCACTTGTCAGG gtgtgtctcTGCGCATCTTGTCTGCAGACAGTGAGGCTATGGGTTGTGGACTGTGGGCATCAGCGTTGGAGTGGGATTACTACGACCCCAGCTACATCACACAGAACCAGCTGCGGCCTCCACGTACACACGCCCCCAGCATGGCTCCCAAACAGTACTGGATCTGACCCTTTGACCAGTACTGGCCTCGAATTTCCACTGCATTATAAATAG
- the hwa gene encoding protein huluwa isoform X1: MDQPVSATPSVTANIPGLTIVIILLVPCLLLVLLLNCLLLGHKLLLLAGGKTRVRTSSQCSLLQSTRQRVSHFTDGPSFSYPNGRTYGPVSRPILAMPVTSSLTSSQERVAGCLRSTQPDGATCAGSGSLPVPSTLLAATSTTGSAARAGLPRRARAYFSRPVEWRRFPLEPTQSSDSDVERANTVPPNSPAPRCCGPLRQSSTLEVHSDVELGFLNQVHMECEFASSIPPENSYFIPSVGSSAGSAVGPGLDSDFGASAGKGHGKTSTCQGVSLRILSADSEAMGCGLWASALEWDYYDPSYITQNQLRPPRTHAPSMAPKQYWI; this comes from the exons ATGGATCAACCAGTGTCTGCGACACCTTCAGTGACGGCAAACATTCCTGGTTTGACCATAGTAATTATTCTTCTCGTACCGTGCCTACTGCTAGTGCTGCTACTCAACTGCCTGCTGCTTGGGCACAAGTTGCTACTTTTAGCAGGAGGCAAGACTCGGGTGCGCACGAGCTCGCAGTGCTCACTGCTCCAATCCACGCGTCAAAGGGTCTCCCACTTTACAGATGGACCGTCATTCTCGTATCCCAATGGGAGGACTTATGGCCCTGTCTCCAGGCCGATTTTGGCCATGCCCGTTACGTCGTCGCTTACCTCATCACAAGAGCGCGTGGCCGGTTGTCTACGCTCTACGCAACCGGACGGAGCCACTTGCGCTGGCTCTGGATCTCTGCCTGTGCCAAGCACGCTCTTGGCAGCAACATCAACCACCGGCTCAGCAGCAAGGGCAGGCCTGCCACGTCGGGCACGTGCTTATTTTAGCAGACCTGTGGAGTGGCGAAGATTTCCACTGGAACCCACACAGTCCAGCGACTCCGACGTAGAACGTGCCAACACTGTACCTCCGAACTCTCCTGCTCCAAGG TGCTGTGGGCCCCTGCGACAGAGCAGCACCTTGGAAGTCCACAGTGACGTGGAACTTGGATTTTTAAACCAGGTACATATGGAGTGTGAGTTTGCCAGCAGTATCCCGCCAGAGAACTCCTATTTCATTCCATCTGTAGGATCCTCTGCGGGCTCCGCTGTGGGACCTGGACTGGACAGCGACTTTGGCGCAAGCGCAGGCAAGGGGCATGGCAAGACTTCCACTTGTCAGG gtgtgtctcTGCGCATCTTGTCTGCAGACAGTGAGGCTATGGGTTGTGGACTGTGGGCATCAGCGTTGGAGTGGGATTACTACGACCCCAGCTACATCACACAGAACCAGCTGCGGCCTCCACGTACACACGCCCCCAGCATGGCTCCCAAACAGTACTGGATCTGA